The Gemmatimonadaceae bacterium genome includes the window CGGAATTATTGAATGCGACTTCCGGCTCGCACATCCAGAACTCCGTAAGGTGGCGCCGCGTCTTCGATTTCTCGGCGCGGAATGTCGGGCCGAAGCAGTAAATCCTGCCAAACGCCGCCGCGGCAGCCTCTCCGTATAGCTGGCCCGTCTGCGCGAGATACGCCGTGCCTTCGTCGAAGTACTCGGTGCCGAAGAGACCGCTGCGCTCGCCGATGGCAGCGGTAAGAATCGGTGTGTCGACGAGCAGAAAGTCGCGGTCGTGGAAAAAGTCGCGGATTCCCTGCTCTATCTCGTGGCGCAACCGCGCTATTGCACGCTGGCGCTCGCTCCGCAGCCAGAGATGCCGGTTGTCGAGGAGAAAGTCTACGCCGTGCTCCTTTGGCTGGATGGGATAGTCAGTCGGGCTCCGCCCAATGATGACGAGGTCCGACACGGCGAACTCGTAGCCGCCTGGAGCGCGGACGTCAGGGCGTACCGAACCCTGTACCTCGATCGTCGTTTCCTGGGTAAGCTCATCGAACCGTTCCCACGCCTCCGGTGCAAGACTACTTTTCACGAGTACGCACTGCACGGTGCCACTACCGTCGCGCATGACGATAAAGGCAACTTTACCGGATGAGCGCAGATGAGTCACCCAGCCTCGCAGCCGGACATCGTGTC containing:
- the asnS gene encoding asparagine--tRNA ligase; the encoded protein is MIPPLPTPRIAELSAHAGHDVRLRGWVTHLRSSGKVAFIVMRDGSGTVQCVLVKSSLAPEAWERFDELTQETTIEVQGSVRPDVRAPGGYEFAVSDLVIIGRSPTDYPIQPKEHGVDFLLDNRHLWLRSERQRAIARLRHEIEQGIRDFFHDRDFLLVDTPILTAAIGERSGLFGTEYFDEGTAYLAQTGQLYGEAAAAAFGRIYCFGPTFRAEKSKTRRHLTEFWMCEPEVAFNNSDDNMRLQEEFISYLVARCLDKRMPELKELERDVSRLETVTMPFPRINYSDAVNTLQSKGSAIQWGDDMGAEDETLLVEGYDRPVFVFNYPKEAKAFYMKENPADPRTVLCNDCLAPEGYGEIIGGSQREDDYDKLVQRIKEENLPLEAYNWYLDLRKYGTFVHAGFGLGLERTVAWICGVSHLRETIAFPRMMNRLRP